GGCCGCCGTGATGAAGATGACGTGGCTGAGGTGGTCGGGGTGGGCCTGGCGGGCTCCCGACGCGGGGGGCTGCGTGGCGCTGGTCACGTGGTACTCCTGGGCCCGGCACCGTCGCCGGGCGTGGGGGGCGAGCCCTTCCAGTGGCGCACAACGACATGCCGCCCACCACTTGAAGGTGAATACGTCGCCGCCGAGACTATGCCTTCAACTTTCGAAGTCAATACTTGGTGTGGTGTGACGTGAAGCGCAGAGTTCGGCTGCGTGTGTTCAAGGTTTGTAATGGATCATGCTGACGGTGGTCAGTGGAGCCTCTGGCTCACGACCTTCGATACCCCGTCGCCCCGCATCGACACCCCGTAGAGCGCGTCCGCGACCTCCATGGTCCGCTTCTGGTGGGTGATGACGATCAGCTGCGAGCTCTCCTGGAGCTCCTGCATGATCCGGATGAGCCGCTGGAGGTTCGTGTCGTCCAGCGCGGCCTCGACCTCGTCCATCACGTAGAAGGGGCTCGGCCGCGCCTTGAAGATGGACACGAGCATCGCGACGGCCGTCAGCGACCGCTCGCCGCCGGACAGCAGCGACAGCCGCTTGACCTTCTTGCCCGGCGGCCGCGCCTCGACGTCCACGCCGGTGGTCAGCATGTTGTCCGGGTCGGTCAGGACGAGCCGCCCCTCGCCGCCCGGGAACAGCCGCGCGAAGACACCCTCGAACTCGCGGGCCGTGTCCGAGAACGCCTCCGTGAAGACCTGCTCCACCCGCTCGTCCACCTCCTTCACCACCCGCAGGAGGTCCGCGCGGGTCTTCTTCAGGTCGTCCAGCTGCTCGGCGAGGAACTTGTGCCGCGCCTCCAGCGCCGCGAATTCCTCAAGGGCGAGCGGATTCACCTTTCCGAGCTGCTGGTACGCCCGTTCGGCGGCCTTGAGCCGCTTCTCCTGCTCGGCGCGTACGAAGGGCCGGCCCGGCGCCCCGTCCGGTCCGTCGTGCGGTTCGCCGGCGTCGTGCGGTTCGCCGTCCTCGCGGCGCGGTTCGCCGTCGGCGTTGGGCGGAGGCGGTACGGGCTGGTCGGGGCCGTACTCGGCGACGAGCGCGGCGGGGTCCACGCCCAGCTCCTCCAGGGCCCGGGCCTCCAGTTGCTCGATGCGCAGCCGCTTCTCGGCGCCGAGCACCTCCCCGCGGTGCACCGAGTCGGTCAGCTTGTCCAGCTCGGCCTTGAGGTCCCGGCCCCGGGCGCGGGCGGCGGCCAGGTCCTGTTCGCGGGCGGCCTTGGCGGTCTCGGCGGCGGACCGTTCCTCTTCGGCGCGTACGAGGGACACCTCGATGTGCGCGAGCAGCTGCCGGGCGCCGGAGGCGACGGCCCGGGCGACCTCCGCCTCGTGGCGCAGCCGGGCGCGGCGCTGTTCGGCGCGGGCGCGGGCCTCGCGTTCGGCGCGGGCGGCGCGGTCGAGGGAGTCGGCGCGTCCGGCGAGGGCCTTGACGCGTTCCTCGTGGGTGCGCAGCTGGAGGCGGGCTTCCATCTCGGTCTGGCGGGCGTTGGCGCCGTCGGCCGAGAGCCGGTCCCGTACGGAGGTGTCGGGCTCGTCGTCGGCGGGGGCCTCCTGCGCGACGAGCAGCCGCTCGGCCAGCTCCTCGGCCTCCTCGGCCGCCCGGTCGAGGGCCTCCTGGGCGCGGGCGACCGCGGCGGCGGCGCGTTCGGCCTCGCCCGCCGCGCCCCTGGCCTGCCCGGCGAGCCGCCCGAGGCGCTGGGCGACGGCCGACTTCTCCCGGTCGGCGGCCCTGCGCCGCTCCGCCAGCTCCTCCACGCGGGCGGCGCGGGCCCGGCGCTGTTCCGCGGCCTGTTCCTGCCGCTCGGCGAGCTCGTCGCACCGTACGGCCAGGTCGGCCAGCTCGGCGGCGGCCTCGTCGACGGACGCCTGGACCTCCAGGAGGCTGGGCGCCCCGGCGGAGCCGCCGTGCGCGAGGTGGGCGGCCAGCAGGTCGCCGTCGCCGGTGACGGCGGTGAGCCCGGGGCGGGCGCGCACCAGGTGCTCGGCGTCCTGGAGGGTGCCGACGACCACGACGTCCCGCAGCAGCCGCCGTACGGCGGGCATCAGGTCGTCGGGGCCGCGCACCAGGTCGACGGCGTGGACGGCGCCTTCGGGGAGGGCGGGGCGCTCGTCGTCCCGCGGTCCCGGCGTGTCCGGGCCGGCCGCGATCAGCAGGGTGGCGCGGCCGGCGTCCTGTTTGCGGAGCAGGTGGATGGCCTCGGCGGCGGTCGCCGGGCCGGTCACGGCGAGGGCGTCGGCGGCGGCGCCCAGTGCCGTGGCGAGCGCGGCCTCGTGGCCGGGTTCGACGGTGAGCAGTCCGGCGGCGGGCCCGAGGAGGCCGGTGAGCCGGTCGGCCGCGTCGAGGAGCGCGCCGGTGCCGTCCTTGCGGCGCAGGCCGAGGGCGAGGGCGTCGTGCCGGGCGCGGGTGGCCGCGCGGCGGCGTTCGGCGTCGGTGGCGGCCTCGCGGGCGGCGGTGACCTGTGCCTCGGCCTCGGCCAGGTCCCGCTTGGCGGCCTCGTGGGCGGTGGCGAGTCCGGCGTCGTCGGCGTCGAGGCCGTCGACCTCCGCCTGGAGCCGTTCGTACTCCTCCTGCGCGGCGGCGGCGCGCTCGCGGGCCTCGTCGTGCGCGGCGGTCAGCCGGTCGATCTCGGCCTGGGCGGCGGCCGCGCGGGAGCGGGCGGCGCCGACCTGGCCGGTGAGGCGGGCGAGGCCCTCGCGGCGGTCGGCGATGGCGCGGGCGGCGTCCCTGAGGCGGCGCTCCTCGGCGGCGAGGGCCCGCTCCAGTTCGGCGCGGTGGGCGACGGTGTCCTCCAGGGCCCGCTCGGCGGCCTCCAGCGCGGCGGTCAGCTCCGCCTCCTGTTCCCGTACGCGGGCGGCCTCGCGCTCCAGGTCCTCGGGGTCGCGGCCCCGGCGTTCCTCGACGGGCCGGTCGGTGGCGCTCCTGACGCGGGCGTCCGCCAGGGAGATCGTGCCGCGCACCCGCTCGGCGAGCCGCGACAGCTCGTACCAGGTGTGCTGGGCGCGCTGGTGGCGGGGCGCGAGCCGCCGCACCTCCTCCTCCAGGGCTGCCTCGCGCGCGGCGGCTTCCCCGAGCTCGGCCTCGGCCCGCTCCTTGCGCTCCTTGAGGGCGGCTTCGTCGGCGAGTTCGGCGGCCAGCGCTTCCCTGAGGCGTACGAGGTCGTCGGCGAGGAGCCGCAGCCGCGCGTCGCGCAGCTCGGCCTGGATGACGGCGGCGCGGCGGGCGACGGCGGCCTGCCGTCCGAGGGGCTTGAGCTGGCGGCGCAGCTCGTCGGCGAGGTCCTGGACGCGGGCGAGGTTGGCCCGCATCGCGTCGAGCTTCCGCAGCGCCTTCTCCTTGCGTTTGCGGTGCTTCAGGACGCCTGCCGCCTCTTCGATCAGGGCGCGGCGGCCCATGGGATCGGCGTGGAGGACGGAGTCGAGCTGGCCCTGACCGACGATGACGTGCATCTCGCGGCCGATACCGGAGTCGCTGAGGAGTTCCTGGATGTCCAGGAGGCGGCAGGTGTCGCCGTTGATCTGGTATTCGCTGCCGCCGTTGCGGAACATGATCCGCGTAATGGTGACTTCCGCGTAGTCGATGGGCAGGGCGCCGTCGGAGTTGTCGATCGTGAGGGAAACCTCGGCGCGTCCCAGGGGCGGTCTGCCGGTCGTACCGGCGAAGATCACGTCTTCCATCTTGCCGCCGCGCAGGGATTTCGCGCCCTGTTCGCCCATGACCCAGGAGAGCGCGTCGACGACATTGGACTTTCCGGAGCCGTTGGGGCCGACGACGCAGGTGATGCCCGGTTCGAACCGCAGGGTGGTGGCGGAGGCGAAGGATTTGAATCCGCGCAGGGTCAGGGCCTTGAGGTGCACGCTCCGGGACTCTACCGGGCGGGTTTCGTTTGACCGCTGAACAAGGGGGGCAGATCAGTCGGTAAGCATGGCGCGTCCGGTGAGGAACGCGCAGGTGAACACGGGGGGCGGAAAAGAAAGAAGGGACGCCGGAGCGTCCCTTGCATATCTGTTCGCGAGAGTGTTTCTCACCATCCCGCAGGCCCAAGTGCTACGGGGTTCCCTTGCGGGAGTCAGGTGAGCGCAGGCTCGCCCTTGGGTACGT
This genomic window from Streptomyces thermolilacinus SPC6 contains:
- the smc gene encoding chromosome segregation protein SMC; the protein is MHLKALTLRGFKSFASATTLRFEPGITCVVGPNGSGKSNVVDALSWVMGEQGAKSLRGGKMEDVIFAGTTGRPPLGRAEVSLTIDNSDGALPIDYAEVTITRIMFRNGGSEYQINGDTCRLLDIQELLSDSGIGREMHVIVGQGQLDSVLHADPMGRRALIEEAAGVLKHRKRKEKALRKLDAMRANLARVQDLADELRRQLKPLGRQAAVARRAAVIQAELRDARLRLLADDLVRLREALAAELADEAALKERKERAEAELGEAAAREAALEEEVRRLAPRHQRAQHTWYELSRLAERVRGTISLADARVRSATDRPVEERRGRDPEDLEREAARVREQEAELTAALEAAERALEDTVAHRAELERALAAEERRLRDAARAIADRREGLARLTGQVGAARSRAAAAQAEIDRLTAAHDEARERAAAAQEEYERLQAEVDGLDADDAGLATAHEAAKRDLAEAEAQVTAAREAATDAERRRAATRARHDALALGLRRKDGTGALLDAADRLTGLLGPAAGLLTVEPGHEAALATALGAAADALAVTGPATAAEAIHLLRKQDAGRATLLIAAGPDTPGPRDDERPALPEGAVHAVDLVRGPDDLMPAVRRLLRDVVVVGTLQDAEHLVRARPGLTAVTGDGDLLAAHLAHGGSAGAPSLLEVQASVDEAAAELADLAVRCDELAERQEQAAEQRRARAARVEELAERRRAADREKSAVAQRLGRLAGQARGAAGEAERAAAAVARAQEALDRAAEEAEELAERLLVAQEAPADDEPDTSVRDRLSADGANARQTEMEARLQLRTHEERVKALAGRADSLDRAARAEREARARAEQRRARLRHEAEVARAVASGARQLLAHIEVSLVRAEEERSAAETAKAAREQDLAAARARGRDLKAELDKLTDSVHRGEVLGAEKRLRIEQLEARALEELGVDPAALVAEYGPDQPVPPPPNADGEPRREDGEPHDAGEPHDGPDGAPGRPFVRAEQEKRLKAAERAYQQLGKVNPLALEEFAALEARHKFLAEQLDDLKKTRADLLRVVKEVDERVEQVFTEAFSDTAREFEGVFARLFPGGEGRLVLTDPDNMLTTGVDVEARPPGKKVKRLSLLSGGERSLTAVAMLVSIFKARPSPFYVMDEVEAALDDTNLQRLIRIMQELQESSQLIVITHQKRTMEVADALYGVSMRGDGVSKVVSQRLH